The following are encoded together in the Cryptosporangium phraense genome:
- a CDS encoding GntR family transcriptional regulator: protein MTLSGRVYAALRDAILLGDFAPEEALKPQELAHRHGVSLAVVREALVRLVGDGLADRLPNRGFAVPSQSDRRWQEIAEARRTIEPAAFRLAIERGDLDWETRVRATHHRLTRTPTFDGDRVSVEWSDAHREFHRALLEGCGNTVLLDAFDRLWLAAELARRWSAHGNPRRDADAEHRALEEAALARDADTAARLLNQHLAATAAALT, encoded by the coding sequence ATGACGCTGTCGGGCCGGGTGTACGCCGCACTGCGGGACGCGATCCTGCTGGGCGACTTCGCCCCCGAGGAGGCACTCAAGCCGCAAGAGCTCGCGCACCGGCACGGCGTCAGCCTCGCGGTGGTGCGCGAGGCCCTCGTCCGGCTGGTCGGGGACGGTCTCGCGGACCGGCTGCCGAATCGCGGCTTCGCGGTCCCGAGCCAGTCCGACCGGCGCTGGCAGGAGATCGCCGAAGCCCGCCGCACGATCGAACCGGCCGCGTTCCGGCTGGCCATCGAGCGGGGCGACCTCGACTGGGAGACGCGGGTCCGCGCGACCCACCACCGGCTGACCCGCACGCCGACGTTCGACGGCGACCGGGTGAGCGTCGAGTGGTCCGACGCCCACCGCGAGTTCCACCGCGCGCTGCTCGAGGGCTGCGGCAACACCGTGCTGCTGGACGCGTTCGACCGGCTCTGGCTGGCCGCCGAGCTGGCCCGGCGCTGGTCGGCCCACGGCAACCCGCGCCGGGACGCCGACGCGGAGCACCGGGCCCTGGAAGAGGCCGCGCTGGCCCGGGACGCCGACACCGCCGCCCGCCTACTGAACCAGCACCTGGCCGCAACTGCCGCCGCCCTGACCTAG
- a CDS encoding response regulator transcription factor: MIRVAVADDHPMFRAGLRGLIEDSAGLEFAGEASDGAAAVELCRSIAPDVLLMDLRMPGLTGVDATRRIVAEMPGVAVLVLTMVEDDTSLLATLRAGARGYLLKGAAPDEIATAVKAAASGQVLFGAGIADRLTGLLAATRQEPHPFPELSARERDVLDLLAQGRANPDIARRLGLSEKTVRNNVSAILAKLRVADRPSAIVRAREAGLGARPGAQFDGFPGSWGSE; the protein is encoded by the coding sequence GTGATCCGGGTCGCGGTCGCGGACGACCACCCGATGTTCCGGGCCGGTCTCCGCGGGCTGATCGAGGACAGCGCCGGCCTCGAGTTCGCCGGCGAGGCGAGCGACGGCGCCGCGGCGGTCGAGCTCTGCCGGTCGATCGCGCCCGACGTCCTGCTGATGGACCTGCGGATGCCCGGCCTGACCGGCGTCGACGCGACCCGGCGGATCGTCGCCGAGATGCCCGGCGTCGCCGTGCTCGTACTGACGATGGTCGAGGACGACACGTCTCTGCTGGCGACGCTCCGCGCCGGGGCCCGCGGCTACCTGCTCAAGGGCGCGGCTCCGGACGAGATCGCCACCGCGGTCAAGGCGGCCGCGTCCGGGCAGGTGCTGTTCGGTGCGGGCATCGCCGACCGGCTGACCGGCCTGCTCGCCGCGACCAGGCAGGAGCCGCACCCGTTCCCGGAGCTCAGCGCCCGCGAGCGGGACGTCCTCGACCTGCTGGCCCAGGGCCGGGCCAATCCGGACATCGCCCGGCGGTTGGGCCTGTCCGAGAAGACGGTCCGGAACAACGTGTCGGCGATCCTGGCCAAGCTCCGGGTGGCGGACCGGCCGTCCGCGATCGTCCGGGCCCGGGAGGCGGGGCTGGGCGCCCGGCCCGGCGCACAGTTCGACGGCTTTCCGGGCTCGTGGGGCTCGGAATGA
- a CDS encoding sensor histidine kinase gives MGALDLRNAAARLAVGGSAVFGAAALLLTLAWHPTPLTVASGLIAATFVPVALVGAAAVRARHGLGWVLLASGVCLPLATGAYRWASAGFATGAPWAQWAPWAGWLDGWPWVPGVALIPTVGLLLFPTGRLPSRWWWPVLVADVGVLVSLTIWTVFGTELIDFPGHANPTALPGAAGAVAEAFVVAIVLVAPLSTLSAIAVTLRYRARRDPAIGLVLPAAWACAAAWWACIVFVSVGGDGADVYAAPLESGGMLAVAITCWIAIRRYGLLDVRTVVGRAAVYAGLTIVVVLVYVGVAAVVGTVAEPAAGPLAVGIAVLVALPGRQLLQHVVNRLVFGYRDDPGGALRRLGERLAGAADAAQMLSGAAQVVRDVLRLQHVAVEVHGRRVAEAGRRPTAAVADPDGNSDGSPDGNSDGSPDGNSDGNSDADEVLELPLVFAGEAIGRLRITSGPERHLTLSERELLTEVSRQVASVAHAVRLGEELSRSRERLVAATEEERRRLRNDLHDGLGPALAGVALGLHRARGKVAADPDAASAQLEQLTAQVRDAVDDVRRLVYGLRPPALDELGLVAAIGEHARALGDVRVVGTVDGDLPAAVEVAAYRIALEAMTNALRHSGARTCRVSLELNGALHVVVEDEGAGLPDGYRAGIGITSMRERAAELGGALTLSRREPSGTTVRAVLPVGGPP, from the coding sequence GTGGGGGCCCTCGATCTGCGTAACGCCGCCGCCCGCCTCGCGGTGGGCGGCAGCGCCGTGTTCGGCGCGGCCGCCCTGCTGCTGACGCTGGCCTGGCACCCGACGCCGCTGACCGTGGCCAGTGGGCTGATCGCGGCGACGTTCGTGCCGGTGGCGCTGGTCGGCGCGGCGGCGGTGCGGGCCCGGCACGGCCTCGGGTGGGTGCTGCTCGCGTCCGGCGTGTGCCTGCCGCTGGCCACCGGGGCGTACCGGTGGGCGTCGGCCGGGTTCGCGACCGGCGCACCGTGGGCACAGTGGGCGCCGTGGGCCGGGTGGCTCGACGGGTGGCCCTGGGTGCCCGGGGTGGCGCTGATCCCGACCGTCGGGCTGCTGCTGTTCCCGACCGGGCGGCTGCCGTCGCGGTGGTGGTGGCCGGTGCTGGTGGCCGACGTCGGCGTGCTGGTCTCGCTGACGATCTGGACGGTGTTCGGCACCGAGCTGATCGACTTTCCCGGGCACGCCAATCCGACCGCGCTGCCCGGCGCGGCCGGGGCGGTCGCGGAGGCGTTCGTGGTGGCGATCGTCCTGGTCGCGCCGCTGTCGACGCTCTCGGCGATCGCGGTGACGCTGCGGTACCGGGCCCGGCGGGACCCGGCGATCGGGCTGGTGCTGCCGGCCGCCTGGGCCTGCGCGGCGGCCTGGTGGGCCTGCATCGTCTTCGTCAGCGTCGGCGGGGACGGCGCCGACGTGTACGCGGCGCCGCTGGAGTCGGGCGGGATGCTCGCGGTGGCGATCACCTGCTGGATCGCGATCCGGCGGTACGGGCTGCTCGACGTCCGGACCGTCGTCGGGCGGGCCGCCGTCTACGCCGGGCTCACGATCGTCGTCGTGCTCGTCTACGTCGGGGTGGCGGCGGTCGTCGGGACCGTCGCGGAACCGGCCGCGGGACCGCTCGCGGTCGGGATCGCGGTGCTGGTGGCGCTGCCCGGGCGGCAGCTGCTCCAGCACGTCGTCAACCGGCTGGTCTTCGGGTACCGCGACGATCCCGGCGGCGCGCTGCGCCGCCTCGGCGAACGCCTCGCGGGCGCGGCGGACGCGGCGCAGATGCTGTCCGGGGCAGCGCAGGTCGTGCGCGACGTGCTGCGGCTGCAGCACGTCGCGGTCGAGGTCCACGGCCGCCGCGTGGCCGAGGCCGGCCGGAGGCCGACGGCCGCGGTCGCGGATCCGGACGGGAATTCGGACGGGAGTCCGGACGGGAATTCGGACGGGAGTCCGGACGGGAATTCGGACGGGAATTCGGACGCGGACGAAGTGCTGGAGTTGCCGCTCGTGTTCGCCGGGGAGGCGATCGGGCGGCTGCGGATCACCAGCGGGCCGGAGCGCCACCTGACGCTGTCCGAGCGGGAGCTGCTGACCGAGGTCTCCCGGCAGGTCGCGTCGGTGGCCCACGCGGTCCGGCTGGGCGAGGAGCTGAGCCGTTCCCGGGAGCGGCTGGTCGCCGCCACCGAGGAGGAGCGCCGCCGGCTGCGCAACGACCTGCACGACGGCCTGGGCCCGGCGCTGGCCGGGGTGGCGCTCGGGCTGCACCGCGCCCGCGGCAAGGTCGCCGCCGATCCGGACGCCGCGAGCGCGCAGCTCGAGCAGCTCACGGCCCAGGTCCGGGACGCGGTCGACGACGTGCGACGGCTGGTCTACGGGCTCCGCCCGCCCGCGCTCGACGAGCTCGGCCTGGTCGCCGCGATCGGCGAGCACGCCCGGGCGCTGGGCGACGTCCGGGTCGTGGGCACGGTGGACGGTGACCTGCCGGCCGCGGTCGAGGTCGCGGCTTACCGGATCGCGCTGGAGGCGATGACGAACGCGCTCCGCCACTCGGGTGCCCGGACCTGCCGGGTGAGCCTCGAGCTCAACGGCGCGCTGCACGTGGTGGTCGAGGACGAGGGGGCCGGCCTGCCCGACGGCTACCGGGCCGGGATCGGGATCACGTCGATGCGGGAGCGGGCGGCCGAGCTGGGTGGTGCGCTCACGCTGAGCAGGCGGGAGCCGTCCGGGACGACCGTCCGGGCGGTTCTCCCGGTCGGCGGGCCGCCGTGA
- a CDS encoding LysR family transcriptional regulator, whose translation MELRQVSSFLALAEELHFGRAAEKLHLSQPSLSQHLQKLERHVGVQLVARSSHSVRLTPAGEAFRRECVRLLAQADLAVEAARWAGSGATGHLRISFNYPAGQRILAPTLTLLRERHPAVRTSLLPRGSLAQLSELREGRVDLALVFGAVDEDGLQQRPIFTLPVVGICASDHPLATGAPVRWPELSRYRCLLPSRAVSPAMHDAILSAARLNGIDLSGTEVFDDGDAAVVLVASQPLVIFTSEARAESVAVTGLSTLSFVDPVPQVTVHAIWRDDNPNPAVSLFLELLDLAR comes from the coding sequence GTGGAATTGCGTCAGGTCTCGTCGTTCCTCGCCCTGGCCGAGGAGCTGCACTTCGGACGGGCGGCCGAGAAGCTGCACCTCTCTCAGCCGTCGCTCAGCCAGCACCTGCAGAAGCTCGAGCGACATGTCGGCGTCCAGCTCGTCGCGCGCAGCTCGCACAGCGTCCGGCTGACCCCGGCCGGGGAGGCGTTCCGGCGGGAGTGCGTGCGGCTGCTCGCGCAGGCCGACCTCGCGGTCGAGGCGGCTCGCTGGGCCGGGTCGGGCGCCACCGGGCACCTCCGGATCAGCTTCAACTACCCGGCCGGCCAGCGGATCCTGGCCCCGACGCTCACGCTGCTGCGCGAGCGCCATCCCGCGGTGCGCACCTCGCTGCTCCCGCGGGGCAGCCTTGCGCAGCTCTCCGAGCTGCGCGAGGGGCGCGTCGACCTCGCGCTGGTGTTCGGCGCCGTCGACGAGGACGGCCTCCAGCAGCGGCCGATCTTCACGCTGCCGGTGGTCGGTATCTGCGCGAGCGACCATCCGCTGGCCACCGGCGCACCGGTCCGCTGGCCCGAGCTGTCGCGGTACCGCTGCCTGCTACCGAGCCGGGCCGTGAGCCCGGCGATGCACGACGCGATCCTCTCGGCGGCCCGGCTGAACGGCATCGACCTCTCCGGCACCGAGGTCTTCGACGACGGCGACGCCGCGGTGGTGCTGGTCGCGAGCCAGCCGCTGGTGATCTTCACGTCCGAGGCCCGGGCCGAGTCGGTGGCCGTGACCGGGCTTTCCACGCTGTCGTTCGTCGACCCGGTCCCGCAGGTCACCGTGCACGCGATCTGGCGTGACGACAATCCCAATCCGGCCGTCTCGCTGTTCCTGGAACTGCTCGACCTCGCGCGATAA
- a CDS encoding MBL fold metallo-hydrolase has product MNLTILGNRAGMPANGQPSSGYLVTTDDAMVLLDCGPGVATALSAITTPDQLSAIVVSHLHLDHCYDVLPLGKSLLARALPSPDVEIPSVPLYVPVGATDVLRTLADLFRIPTLPILDRAFDLAFDVREYRPGDRMTVADLEISLTGLRHSAPNCWPRPRC; this is encoded by the coding sequence GTGAACCTCACGATCCTCGGCAACCGGGCGGGCATGCCGGCCAACGGCCAGCCCAGCTCCGGTTACCTGGTCACCACCGACGACGCGATGGTGCTGCTCGACTGCGGTCCCGGCGTCGCGACCGCGCTGAGCGCGATCACGACCCCCGATCAGCTCTCCGCGATCGTCGTCAGCCACCTCCACCTCGACCACTGCTACGACGTGCTCCCGCTCGGGAAGTCGCTGCTGGCCCGGGCCTTGCCGTCCCCGGACGTCGAAATACCGAGCGTTCCGCTGTACGTACCGGTCGGGGCCACCGACGTGCTGAGGACGCTCGCGGACCTGTTCCGGATCCCGACGCTGCCGATCCTCGACCGGGCCTTCGACCTCGCGTTCGACGTCCGGGAGTACCGCCCGGGCGACCGGATGACGGTCGCCGACCTCGAGATCAGCCTGACCGGACTCCGGCACAGCGCGCCGAACTGCTGGCCGAGGCCTCGCTGCTGA
- a CDS encoding ABC transporter substrate-binding protein, with amino-acid sequence MKRLLSVAVTACLLATVGACGNSDDSSDGPITLSFLSYNYGTPDVGGEGTQQLIDAFEKSHPDITIAPQGVPVADTLTRVRSRTAAGDPPDVAQIGWSKVAAAYRGLPLTPVQDIPTADEWRSATAGLSQPLLRAVEHEGKVAAMPYTLSTPTLFYNADLFRKAGLDPAKPPATIAEAQRAGLALVRIGASGVYFDIAGASKSDFLTQSVVAANGGSVATPDGRVTFDQPAAVEALTAVQQLTTSGAQPAVAEADAIAAFKAGKLGALVTSTALLAGLEEAANGHFELRTGGMPGFAGKPVRTTFSGAGLVVLAKDDAHKQAAWEFIKFLTSAEGYTIITSKIGYLPLRPDLVKDPRYLGPYFAKDPRIGPALDQLETVRPYTFFDGPQADRAVATLQDDAVAPIVLRGADPASTLAEVAAQVRSMTGR; translated from the coding sequence GTGAAGCGCTTGCTCTCGGTTGCGGTGACCGCCTGCCTGCTCGCCACCGTCGGCGCGTGCGGCAACTCCGACGACTCCTCCGACGGTCCGATCACGCTGTCGTTCCTCTCCTACAACTACGGCACTCCGGACGTCGGGGGAGAAGGCACCCAGCAGCTGATCGACGCGTTCGAGAAGTCCCACCCGGACATCACGATCGCCCCCCAGGGCGTCCCGGTCGCGGACACGCTCACCCGGGTCCGGTCGCGCACCGCGGCCGGCGACCCGCCGGACGTCGCCCAGATCGGGTGGAGCAAGGTCGCGGCGGCCTACCGCGGCCTGCCGCTCACCCCCGTACAGGACATTCCGACGGCGGACGAGTGGCGGAGCGCGACCGCGGGCCTGTCCCAGCCGCTCCTCCGAGCGGTCGAGCACGAGGGCAAGGTCGCCGCGATGCCGTACACGTTGTCGACGCCGACGCTGTTCTACAACGCGGACCTGTTCCGGAAGGCCGGGCTCGATCCCGCGAAGCCGCCCGCGACGATCGCCGAGGCACAGCGCGCCGGCCTGGCCCTCGTCCGGATCGGGGCGTCCGGGGTCTACTTCGACATCGCCGGGGCGTCCAAGTCGGATTTTCTGACGCAATCGGTGGTCGCCGCCAACGGCGGGAGCGTGGCGACGCCCGACGGACGCGTGACGTTCGACCAGCCGGCCGCGGTCGAGGCGCTGACCGCGGTGCAGCAACTCACGACGTCGGGGGCGCAGCCAGCGGTGGCCGAGGCGGACGCGATCGCCGCATTCAAGGCCGGGAAGCTCGGCGCGCTCGTGACCAGCACCGCGCTGCTGGCCGGCCTCGAAGAGGCGGCGAACGGCCACTTCGAGCTACGGACCGGCGGAATGCCGGGGTTCGCCGGCAAGCCGGTCCGGACGACGTTCTCCGGCGCGGGCCTGGTCGTGCTGGCGAAGGACGACGCGCACAAACAGGCCGCCTGGGAGTTCATCAAGTTCCTGACCAGCGCCGAGGGCTACACGATCATCACGTCGAAGATCGGCTATCTGCCGCTGCGCCCGGACCTGGTGAAGGATCCGAGGTACCTGGGCCCGTACTTCGCGAAGGACCCGCGGATCGGGCCGGCGCTCGATCAGCTCGAGACCGTCCGCCCGTACACGTTCTTCGACGGACCGCAGGCCGACCGGGCCGTGGCCACGCTGCAGGACGACGCGGTCGCGCCGATCGTGCTGCGGGGCGCCGACCCGGCGAGCACGCTGGCCGAGGTCGCGGCCCAGGTGCGATCGATGACCGGCCGGTGA
- a CDS encoding carbohydrate ABC transporter permease — MRDRLYLVPFGAAMLIWVYGPLVATVVISFLTWDLSSGPQEFAGAANYRALLGDADFGTAAGQTVLYAAGLLVTSIVLPLYLAVALWRRPGRAAFVYRCLLFVPMVLAPVATAISWQFVLNPLVGILGFRNWLGDPSTALATIVVITSGKLIALNTLLLSAALTSVDGDTVEAARIDGASEGRITRRIVVPQVGRTLVLLGMLTVVYAGQWSFTNIAVLTQGGPSHSTDNVYYRLYTYGFQYFDLGGASAGSVLVVCALAIPLAVGAVVRRG; from the coding sequence GTGAGAGACCGGCTGTACCTGGTCCCGTTCGGCGCGGCGATGCTGATCTGGGTCTACGGGCCACTGGTCGCGACCGTCGTGATCTCGTTCCTGACCTGGGACCTGTCGTCGGGGCCGCAGGAGTTCGCAGGGGCGGCGAACTACCGGGCCCTGCTCGGGGACGCCGACTTCGGCACCGCGGCCGGCCAGACCGTGCTGTACGCGGCCGGTCTCCTGGTGACCTCGATCGTGCTGCCGCTGTATCTGGCCGTCGCCCTGTGGCGGCGGCCGGGCCGGGCGGCGTTCGTCTACCGGTGCCTGCTGTTCGTGCCGATGGTGCTGGCGCCGGTGGCGACCGCGATCTCCTGGCAGTTCGTGCTGAACCCGCTGGTCGGGATCCTGGGCTTCCGGAACTGGCTGGGCGATCCGTCGACTGCGCTGGCGACGATCGTCGTGATCACCTCCGGCAAGCTGATCGCGCTGAACACGCTGCTGCTCAGCGCGGCGCTGACGTCCGTGGACGGCGACACGGTGGAGGCGGCCCGGATCGACGGGGCGTCGGAGGGGCGGATCACCCGGCGGATCGTCGTGCCGCAGGTGGGGCGGACGCTGGTGCTGCTCGGGATGCTCACCGTGGTGTACGCGGGGCAGTGGTCGTTCACGAACATCGCGGTGCTGACCCAGGGCGGGCCGTCGCACTCGACCGACAACGTCTACTACCGGCTGTACACGTACGGGTTTCAGTACTTCGACCTGGGTGGGGCGTCGGCCGGGTCGGTGCTGGTGGTCTGCGCGCTGGCCATTCCGCTCGCGGTCGGGGCGGTGGTACGCCGTGGGTAG
- a CDS encoding carbohydrate ABC transporter permease, with product MGRRAAWHAALIAASVVLLGPVVLAVLASFKTPSSLFEANPLPVHPTLGNYTAAVARFPLGRLLVNTAVTSAGVMLAQLVVAVPAAYGVVRFSGRAGRLVLAAGSLSVVVPVQAYLVPQFLMVSELGWQNTFAGMIVPQLSGAGIALLLLHQHLRAIPPSLGEAAALDGASSLQTLWYVVLPLLRPTLVAVGILVFITTWNEYLWPLLSAPGLGTVQTGLALFGNTEGANPGPLLAAATLATLPVLAGYVVAARRVTNAFMHAGLH from the coding sequence GTGGGTAGGAGAGCGGCCTGGCACGCCGCGCTGATCGCGGCGAGCGTCGTGCTGCTCGGGCCAGTGGTCCTGGCCGTGCTGGCCTCGTTCAAGACCCCGTCGTCGCTGTTCGAGGCGAACCCGCTGCCGGTGCACCCGACGCTGGGCAACTACACCGCCGCGGTCGCGCGGTTCCCGCTCGGCCGGCTGCTGGTGAACACGGCCGTGACGTCGGCCGGGGTGATGCTGGCCCAGCTCGTCGTGGCCGTGCCGGCGGCGTACGGGGTGGTCCGTTTCTCCGGGCGCGCCGGCCGGCTCGTCCTCGCGGCGGGGTCGCTCTCGGTCGTCGTGCCGGTGCAGGCGTACCTCGTGCCCCAGTTCCTGATGGTCTCGGAGCTGGGGTGGCAGAACACGTTCGCCGGGATGATCGTGCCGCAGCTCTCCGGCGCCGGAATCGCGCTGCTGCTCCTGCACCAGCACCTGCGGGCGATTCCCCCGTCGCTCGGGGAGGCGGCCGCGCTCGACGGGGCGAGCAGCCTGCAGACGCTCTGGTACGTGGTGCTGCCCCTGCTGCGGCCGACGCTCGTCGCGGTCGGGATCCTGGTGTTCATCACGACGTGGAACGAGTACCTGTGGCCGTTGCTGAGCGCGCCGGGGCTCGGCACCGTGCAGACCGGGCTGGCGCTGTTCGGGAACACCGAGGGGGCGAACCCCGGGCCGTTGCTGGCCGCGGCGACGCTCGCCACGCTGCCGGTGCTGGCCGGGTACGTGGTGGCGGCCCGGCGTGTCACGAACGCGTTCATGCACGCCGGGCTGCACTGA
- a CDS encoding citrate synthase codes for MTDARSPQPEPAYTLEFGEDRLPLDVREASEGADGLDIGKLLSKTGKVTLDTGFVNTASCTSAITYIDGDAGILRYRGYPIEQLAEKSSFLEVAYLLIHGELPAEAELNEFTDSIKEHTLIREEMRRFFDGFPRDAHPMAVLSSGVSALSTFYQDALDPFDQDQVEISTVRLLAKLPTIAAHSYKNSIGHPTLYPDNSLSYVENFLRMTFGLPTTPYEIDPVQAKVLDMLFVLHADHEQNCSTSTVRLVGSSQANLFASVSAGVNALFGPLHGGANEAVLTMLNRINADGGDVNAFVRAVKDKSAGTRLMGFGHRVYRNYDPRAAIVKNAARDVLEQMHRADPLLDIAMQLEEIALSDDYFVERKLYPNVDFYTGLIYKAMGFPTRMFTVLFALGRLPGWIAQWREMINDPATKIGRPRQVYTGATEREYLPLEKR; via the coding sequence ATGACGGACGCTCGATCGCCGCAGCCCGAGCCCGCATACACGCTGGAGTTCGGCGAGGACCGCCTTCCCCTGGACGTGCGCGAGGCCTCCGAGGGCGCCGATGGCCTCGACATCGGCAAGCTCCTCTCGAAGACCGGCAAGGTCACCCTCGACACCGGGTTCGTGAACACCGCGTCCTGCACGTCCGCGATCACGTACATCGACGGCGACGCCGGCATCCTGCGCTACCGCGGGTACCCGATCGAGCAGCTGGCCGAGAAGTCCTCGTTCCTCGAGGTCGCGTACCTGCTCATTCACGGCGAGCTGCCGGCCGAGGCCGAGCTGAACGAGTTCACCGACTCGATCAAGGAGCACACGCTCATCCGCGAGGAGATGCGCCGCTTCTTCGACGGGTTCCCCCGGGACGCGCACCCGATGGCCGTGCTCTCGTCCGGCGTCAGCGCGCTCTCGACGTTCTACCAGGACGCGCTGGACCCGTTCGACCAGGATCAGGTCGAGATCTCGACGGTCCGGCTGCTCGCGAAGCTGCCCACGATCGCCGCGCACTCGTACAAGAATTCGATCGGCCACCCGACGCTCTACCCGGACAACTCGCTCTCGTACGTCGAGAACTTCCTCCGGATGACGTTCGGCCTGCCGACGACCCCGTACGAGATCGACCCGGTCCAGGCGAAGGTCCTCGACATGCTGTTCGTCCTGCACGCCGACCACGAGCAGAACTGCTCCACGTCGACCGTGCGGCTGGTCGGTTCGAGCCAGGCGAACTTGTTCGCGTCGGTGTCGGCCGGCGTCAACGCGCTGTTCGGCCCGCTGCACGGCGGCGCCAACGAGGCCGTGCTGACGATGCTCAACCGCATCAACGCCGACGGCGGCGACGTCAACGCGTTCGTCCGGGCGGTCAAGGACAAGTCGGCCGGCACCCGCCTGATGGGCTTCGGCCACCGCGTGTACCGCAACTACGACCCGCGGGCGGCGATCGTCAAGAACGCCGCCCGGGACGTGCTGGAGCAGATGCACCGGGCCGACCCGCTGCTCGACATCGCGATGCAGCTGGAGGAGATCGCGCTCTCCGACGACTACTTCGTCGAGCGCAAGCTGTACCCGAACGTCGACTTCTACACCGGGCTCATCTACAAGGCGATGGGCTTCCCGACGCGCATGTTCACCGTGCTGTTCGCGCTCGGGCGGCTGCCGGGCTGGATCGCCCAGTGGCGCGAGATGATCAACGACCCGGCGACGAAGATCGGCCGTCCCCGGCAGGTCTACACGGGCGCGACCGAGCGCGAGTACCTCCCGCTGGAGAAGCGCTAG
- a CDS encoding SDR family oxidoreductase translates to MKIAVVGGTGLIGSQVVALLTTRGHEAVPLSPSSGVDLLTGQGPAEALTGADVVVNLTNSPTFDDASPAFFRTTMENLLAAAGTAGVGHAVILSIVGVDLVPDLVYYRAKVLQEELLAAGPVPYSIVRATQFFEFVEPTMSWTSDETTVRLPATRIQPMASADVAAAVADVSEGAPLNGVRNVAGPEVFGLDELGRITLAARGDARTVVTDDTAGLFAAVRGDAIVAPADAVIAKTTYREWLASR, encoded by the coding sequence ATGAAGATCGCAGTTGTCGGCGGGACCGGGCTGATCGGGTCGCAGGTCGTGGCGCTGTTGACCACCCGCGGGCACGAGGCCGTGCCGCTGTCGCCGTCCAGCGGGGTCGACCTGCTCACCGGGCAGGGGCCGGCCGAGGCGCTGACCGGCGCCGACGTCGTCGTCAACCTCACCAACTCGCCGACGTTCGACGACGCGTCCCCGGCGTTCTTCCGGACGACGATGGAGAACCTGCTGGCGGCCGCGGGCACCGCGGGCGTCGGGCACGCGGTGATCCTCTCGATCGTGGGCGTCGACCTGGTGCCGGACCTGGTCTACTACCGGGCCAAGGTGCTGCAGGAGGAGCTCCTGGCGGCCGGGCCGGTGCCGTATTCGATCGTGCGTGCGACGCAGTTCTTCGAGTTCGTCGAGCCGACGATGTCGTGGACGTCGGACGAGACGACCGTACGGCTCCCGGCCACCCGGATCCAGCCGATGGCCTCGGCCGACGTCGCCGCCGCGGTGGCCGACGTCAGCGAGGGCGCTCCGCTGAACGGCGTCCGGAACGTCGCCGGTCCGGAGGTGTTCGGCCTGGACGAGCTGGGCCGGATCACGCTGGCCGCGCGCGGCGACGCCCGCACCGTGGTGACCGACGACACCGCGGGCCTGTTCGCGGCCGTCCGGGGCGACGCGATCGTCGCTCCGGCCGACGCGGTGATCGCGAAGACGACGTACCGGGAGTGGCTCGCGTCGAGGTGA